Within Ictalurus furcatus strain D&B chromosome 3, Billie_1.0, whole genome shotgun sequence, the genomic segment cagatgcccacaattggctagtgttacTTTAACTGACAGGGGAGACAGAGTATGCCATCTCTTctacccagagagcacagccaatgTTGTTCTCTTAGGCTcctggccacagatggctgtggcttctttgggatttgaactttAATTGgctttgtattcatttaacCTAATTAAAGAGCAAGAAAATAtaagtttttttatttgcagaaaaaacacacaacacactcaatgCAGTACCTCAAGACGCCGCTGAGCCTTCATGATAATTAATGAATTCTCATTTCTTAGCTGGTGGTTCTCTTCCTGTAGTTTGATGATGTTGTTTTTTGCTATTGCCAACTACAGGAGAAAAACAGAACTGCTGAGATCATATCAGGCTTCATAGTTGACGTTGAGAATTATTCTACATCGTTAGTGTAAACTTTCCTACCTCCTCAATGAGTTTGGAATTTGATTTCTCTAACGAGTCCACACGGCCCTGCAGACCTTGAACCGTGGAACTAAGGTGGGGAAATGGATTGCATTCAGCTTTAAAgtccttaaaataaatattatcatACACCTCTTACGTGCTGATCTTACAGAACAATATATGCTTACTTGAGCTGCCTGTTTAGTTCTTCAACGTAGTTCTTCTGGTCCAATATTGCAGCAATTTGACCATTTCTATTTAACGAATGATAAAGTAGACTATTATTAGTCTTGTAAAATACTCCACTTTGAACAAAGTAAGGTTCTGTGGTTCTTCTCATGGTACAAAATGAAGACTGTATATGAACATCATATACGCATGCCATTagagctgcacaattaatcacattttaaaatcaaatctTATCTTTCATTGTGTGGGTGCATACTCATCTAGCCTGTTAACGTATgaatacatatatgtatgtatgtatgtatgtatgtatgtatgtacaataTGTAGtgataatttattataattgcATTTTTACTGAATATTTAAAGGATACACTtaatatatatccatccattttctgtacagcttatcctacacagggtcacggggaacctggagccaatccaggggactcgaggcacaagacaggggacaacctggatggggtgtcaacccatcgcagggcacaatcacacacactcacacactatggataatttggaagtgccaatcaacctacggcgcatgtctttgaactgggggaggaaaccggagtacctggagcaAGCCCCCCgtagcacagggagaacatgcaaacttcacacaACCCCGgtagtgcgaggcaaacgtgctaaccgttTCCACCATTTGGAATACAAAACTATAGGCTTATAATGTACAATATAAAAAAGAAGGCCTGGTTTCTGTTTATGTAAAATTATGTAATAAAATTCCTTTGGTCCCAGAAAATTCTGATGAACAATCTTCATTTCAATATTAAACAAAAGCCCATTTTTGCCATTATTGCACAGCTCTATATGTCATAATTTAGTATAACACTAATACATATTAATTTCAATTTCATTAACTTTCTGGAAGAATGAAATGACTTCTTACCTTTCTTCACTTCTGTAGTCATCAATGTCATTTTTTAAGTACATGGAGAAGTCAATCACCCCGACCTGAAGAGTTCATATAAATTAAGGCAAGTTAAATAGAAATTATAGAAAACTGAGATTTACTTTCGTACGATTTGTTACATAAGGAAATATATAGTACATGTGTTCTTTACATAAAAATCTACCACCACTGGGTGGCCTAAATTTTCTACAGCAGATGGTGCTAATCTGCTTAAATATTTTCCAACCAATCTATAAATGTTCCCAAATTTAGAAATCCTCTTTGAAGCACATATTACCTCTTCTGAATGTAGGAGCTGTTCATTTCACCTGACCACTTATGTTacctttatatacagtaaagcaCCTGTACTTGTagtataaaatgtattagaCTCAATAAATATAGTTTTAGAAAATCTAACCAAAGGTATCATCTGAGCACTATAAAATTTACATATATCAGATAGCTAATAATGTGGTCCCTAGTAGAAGAAAACAAATCCAAGAGGATTCCCCATACTTGGGTGTCCAAGTCCTCGCCCTTCACACACAGGTTGGCATCAATGACGTTGAGTCCCACCAGGAGACCAACGATGACGGCTCCCTCCTCCTCCAGCATGACTGCTGAGCTTTCATAGAAATCactaacacaacacaaaatAGCCAGCAATGAACTTATGACATTGACTCATGCTTCAAAAACAGCACTGACAGTGGGAGTGGCAGCTTGGGGACACATTCCTTAGCAGGAAATAAGGTGTCAAAATCCTATGCAGAGGAAAAATAGATTTACACCGGAGTACTTCAGACGTCTTGGCTATTCTGCTCATAATGTCCTATTTGATCGTGAACAAGGAAATTTAATTCACTGCTTTACATTTACAATCCTGAAGACTCCATTTACTGTGCTATTTGCATGTCCTCCGCTCTTTCTCAACAGCTCATAAAAAAAGCTTAATAATTACCAGAAGaggggagtttttttttttttttaaagaaagtatTGAGCACACTGAAAGGCTTCCGCAGGACTTGGATTGAGACAATGTAAAGATCTTAAAAACATACTGTAGATTAAGGTCAGCACCATGATGCATGTAATGGTTAAATTTAAAGCTTGTTACCTCAGTATTTCTTTTCTGGTGATGAGTACACGCAGGTAGTCTGCTAATCTCTTCTGCATCAGTGCCAGTCGCAGCCAAGCCCTTGCTCGGCCCAGTGGAGTCCTGACAAATGTGCATACGGTACACACCTCATGAGGACCAAAAAAGCCCTTTTCTAAACAATCCACAGTCACCTCAAACCCTGTGTACTAACAAGCTGAGACATTTGGTGCAAACTGATGATAATGTGTTGAGTACTGATAATAATTAAGTAATATACAATGCAGCGAACAACTatgtcttgtgtttttgtgtatatcgcaTACTAAATAGCTTTAgataaaatgaaatacaacatgaaaaaaaggcagcctgagtaaacaaacaataatatttttatttacttttttattgaagaaaaaaaaaaaaaagaaagttttaaacttaaaatctggttgtgccacctttagaagcaataactgcaaccaaacacttccgataactagagatcagtctttcacttctaggactaggatttactcctatgctttggatcactgtcttgctgcataatcccgttgcgcttgagtttcaacttacggactgaaaaccagacattctcctttaggatttcctgctagagagcagaattcatgtttccctcaattattgcaagttgcccaggccctgaagcagcgaAGGATCTCCAcatcatcacactgccaccactatacctacagtcaagcatattgttcttttgtggaattcagacgagtcttaatgttgttctgggttagcagtggttttcatctcgcaactcttccatggatgccatttttgccctttattgatgcaagagaggcctgtagttcctttgatgctgttcttggctcttttgtgtcttcctggatgagtagctgctgtgctcttgaaggaattttggaaggtcagccacttctgggaaggctcactactgtgctgagtttttccatttggagataatggctaaTTTgtcagagcctttgaaatagctttgtaatccttcccagactgatgcatttcagtaaccttcttcctcattatttctggaatttctttcaattttgacagtgttactgggtaagaccttttaaccaacttcatgctgttgaaaaagttctattaagtttgatttgattgaacttttttgcttcaataaataactatcatttaaaaactatattttgattttactcaggttgcctttgttttatcttaagACTTTGTTTAAATGTCTGAAACAATGTaatatgagatacacacaataAAGATGAAATcaggatactttttcacagcactttaaATGACTGGAATTATAGCCAGCATTCATATCTGATGCCTTTATGTCCTATGTTTTTGCACTGACACACAGGTGAAGGTTTTTCAAGTCTTCAGCAGGGAACAACAGACCGACAGCAACATGTTTAGGTTAGACACAACACAAACCACAGCAAAAACTTTCCAAACCCCTAACCTAATTAATCATTTCAAAAGTAACATACTTGAAGAAAGTAAGGCTGCCAGCActatcaaaaaagaaaaaagcagtagCAAAACACTGTTGTCTATCCATTAGAGATAATACTTTACAAGGAAATGTTCTTTCCCCTTTTATTAACAGCAACGCATGTTTATAGTAATGTTATGTCTGATTTAGTTGTGTCCTAGCTATGTACAGTTCATCAGTGGGACATCTTTAAGACAAAATCTGacactgtctgcactttgtataataataacttGTTATAAAGGAGCACAAAAGGAAAGCAACCAGCTGTAGTTATCAGCTCTAGCAAGGTGTTAATTATTGGCTCTCATTCTCAGCCCAGAAATCTCATATAAATCTCTTGACTTTGTGTTATGGCTCCTTGCTGGACATTTATTATGCAGAACACCACATGCAGAACAGGTTTATGCCTCTtacatcacagcaatttgcaacatttacattttttttatttattgattaatcACACAATGCATGTTGTATCTGCTTATAGCTATGTTTAATGTTATAGAACATCCCtacgaaacaagttagttcctgttgtcacttatcACATACAATGGCCACTATGAAGAGTTggtctctcaccagcctctcttttttttccgtctctcttaaaataaataagacaaaaaaaagaaaaagaaaaaacccacagcTTGTTATGTTGCAGACAAACCACAAAACCCACCGCCCTGATGACTTTCCCAAGTTGGAACTTTttagctttatctctgactgttacaaagcatatacatttatacatttatgtgGAACGTCAGCcaaacaagtccctgtgtaagctgttactccagaaatgataatgtattcaAACGAGTGCGTTCATATTATAAACCCGTGATTGGCCTTGCAGCCcgaactgctgtcagagctgctgttaaagaaaattcatttacaccttctgaccaaccagaAACAAGaactcaacagtgctgtggtataaaaacaaTTATATTGTGGCATCTACTGTCTGTGTTACCGTAAATTAATCTCTAGATCGTGTGTCCAAAATTTACACATGcaaatactgaatgaaaattCATCAGTAAAAGTGAAATAGCCTCATACAAAAAAACTGGCTCAATAGAATTCTGTGGCTTTTTATGCTTACAAGTTTCATGTCTGTCAGAGAAACTAAACTGACATTTACACTTCCCCTTTCAGTTTAATATATCTCTAAAGTGTGCTCCTGCACACAGGAAAAGGACTGTTTTCCACAGATGGTTACAGGTTTCAGTTGCCTGTGAAGCAAGCTATTTTGATCTAAAATGAACGTACAGAGAACACAAGAGAACAGGACAGAGCACTTTGAGAAGATCTCtatatgagtaaataaataacatctaattaacattttaaacacttgggttgatatagttttattttgctatatatatattaaagcatTTCTCCAATGATGTAATTTTCTGCAAGACACTGGGTTCAGAATGATTGACAGCCCACTGTTAACATTTGGTGAAGCCTCCTCTGAGACAACAGCAGCACTGagcatttttctgtaatatcCAACAATGTTACAGACACTTATAGAGGGAGCCTGGGCATTCCTGCACACAGAACATTTCAAGatcctttatattttatattcagttTTATGAATGTGGACCGTCCTGTTCATTTCAGACTGCAGGTTTTCAATATGGTTCAAATCCAGAACACAATGCTGCTGCAAAGCATAGTTTATGGATAATGTAAACATTcctgtgttgatttggatgcaTGTTCAggatcattatcttgctgaaaaATCTATAGTCAAgtcttaacctcctggcagaggcaacccacatgaaaaaaaaagcttggtaCTTATTTTGCCACTAACTGCCACATGATCTCCTTAACCATCAATGACGCATCAGTGTTATAATAACTAAATTGTTTCGGGTACTTTTCCTTCCCCCTCCCCAAACTATAGTGTGACCAGACTCTTCTAACCACAACATACCATTCTAATTGTAGTTCCAATGCTGCTTGGAGAAGTTCATGCACTGCATTTTGTGGGTTGCTCTCTTTACAAGTTTTTGTTCATTGAAACCATTACAATAAGCTTGTTGTTACACAGAGGCAGCATGTAACAGTCGATTTTTGAAGTTTAATGGTTGTAACCAAAAGTGAGcagttttttaattatttttaaatgaggtCAAAGTGTGCTATGCTCATGTGTCCTTTTCCTGGCAAACGCTCAACTGTTTCAATCTTCTAATTTATTGTGATGGCATATAATGGTATTTAAActgctcattttaatacatCTATTACCTGCACTGGTCAACGACCTGTCAACCATCAGGGAAAAACAGTAATCCTTATGAGAGTGATTTGTTAAAGTGAAAGGTAGGTAGTCTCTCCAGTTGCTTGAACAAAATTTAAGTCACTGCATTGAATTTTTACTTTATACAATATTTTCTGGCCCATTCTGCAGACAGATGCAAATAACTATagaattaatgcagaaatttgCTGAATTTGTATATGGTTTTCACtgagctattattattaattattcaaatatacagtcaggtccataagtatatGGACTGTGACacaattttcagaattttaccTCTGTAGACCACctcaatggatttgaaattcaGTCCAATGAGTCACCTGtctaattacttttgagcctgtgaaaatggagggactctgtcaaaatggctgtaattcctaaaccgcaatattttttgttaaacaccttgaattaaagatgaaagtctacacttcgaTCACATCTCGatttcttcatttcaaatccattttggtggtgtacagaagcaaaattacaaaaattgtgtcatGGTCAAAATACTTAAGGACCTGACTGTACAACtgctaaattaaattaaagctggTGTTGATAGCAATAAAATTCACTTTGCATGATGACTATGGCAGTGAGTGACTGTGTTTGTGAGCGTACTTGAGGCCGGGCAAGTCTCGAACACTGGCTGCAATCTCCCCTGCCTCCGGGCAGAGCTTCTCCACCATCTCCAGAGGCCCCCACAGTGACTTGTTGTATCCAAGAAACGTCTTCTTCACTGAAGCAGAGACAAACTAGTTCATTGCCCAGACCCAAATTCTTAATAGCAGAAGCACTACAGAAGCAAGTCGGGAGTTCAATCAGCCAAATGCATCTTCTCTGAATCAGTCCAAACCCTATGATTTCAGTGCTCTTTTCAATAGTGTACTCAATGTTTATAGTGATGACATAATAGGTTCCTATGATTTAGTACCTACTGTACCTCCTGGCATGAGTATCCGTCCAATGCTAAAAATAATGATGAATTACATGTCAGACGTGACGGGCAATAATTGACTTgtgaaaattaaacaaaaaacaagaacaacttATAATGCACTTTATGTACAACCAAACTTAAAAGATTTTTCCATTTCCAGACacagaataaatgaatgcaactTTTGACTAAATCTCGACACTCTTGATTTTCCGAACATTGACTAAGAACGACAACATAAACAACATTAGTCCACAATGATAGTTGATCTGTGTCTGGAAAAAACTGTGTATACGTTATACAGGGTGAAGGGGATCTGTGCTGCCTGCTGTACCTTTAAGGCCGTGCTTCAGACAATGCTCCATGACCACAAAGAACTGCTGCAGTGGGGGATAATCAGAGTCCAGCGTCCGACCAAAGCTCAGAGCTGACTCGATCAGACCTTTAATGCTGAGCTTGGCCATGTTGAGCAAGTTGGCCCTCTCCATCGCCATAGGATCCCGGAAGGCTAGGAAACAAAGCGAAAGAGAAACTGCATTTGGATATAGTTTCATAATAAATTATAGTCTGACTGAGACTGtgatttaatttttctttttattgtattttagtTGTTCAGGAAATTTATTAGCAGAAACCACAACAATACAATCCTCCATCATGTGGCCAATTAGTAGCCAACTCAGCTGACATAGCCAAATGGCAAACTTAATCTTTAACCTTTAGGTAGCTGTgtatgtgcgagtgtgtgtgctcaatcactaatgtgtgtgtgtgtgtgtgtgatcattcAGGTGTGAAGCTGTAGATTGCAGAAGGT encodes:
- the rufy2 gene encoding RUN and FYVE domain-containing protein 2 isoform X3 — translated: MAAPAAAEQDLTLAEADSGKDKSQVFGILRLQEESKCGGEKATSSTSASSSSSRTDGRWQAPIFALARKASETLSSGIHVLPKVAESKVCPFSEEWSVKAFRDPMAMERANLLNMAKLSIKGLIESALSFGRTLDSDYPPLQQFFVVMEHCLKHGLKVKKTFLGYNKSLWGPLEMVEKLCPEAGEIAASVRDLPGLKTPLGRARAWLRLALMQKRLADYLRVLITRKEILSDFYESSAVMLEEEGAVIVGLLVGLNVIDANLCVKGEDLDTQVGVIDFSMYLKNDIDDYRSEERNGQIAAILDQKNYVEELNRQLNSTVQGLQGRVDSLEKSNSKLIEELAIAKNNIIKLQEENHQLRNENSLIIMKAQRRLEVTQGDVHCELDTYKQSRQGLDEMYNEARRQLKEECQLRQDVENELVVQVSMKQEMELAMKLLEKDIHEKQDTLIGLRQQLDEVKAINVEMYQKMQTSDDGMKQKNDMIARLEEKTNQITATMKQLEQSDKDLLSQTRTLAMSFVKCASTDTEHQYKLVKDISF